One part of the Acidobacteriota bacterium genome encodes these proteins:
- the tsaB gene encoding tRNA (adenosine(37)-N6)-threonylcarbamoyltransferase complex dimerization subunit type 1 TsaB — protein MNNVPTILAIESAIRGGSIALANGAEIIDTWVGEGGVSRAEDLLWNIDLMLKRNGIEKRELSNIAVSAGPGSFTGIRIGLATAMGIAASLNISLARYSILYAMAVSQPDSELIITAVPVGRGVICKQSFRKNVGKITAATKPIAVAADQFEMEIQ, from the coding sequence ATGAACAACGTTCCGACGATCCTGGCGATTGAATCCGCGATTCGCGGCGGCAGTATAGCGCTTGCAAATGGTGCTGAGATCATTGATACCTGGGTCGGCGAAGGCGGTGTTTCGCGTGCCGAGGACCTGCTATGGAATATCGACCTGATGCTCAAGCGAAACGGTATAGAAAAGCGGGAACTCTCTAATATCGCCGTATCGGCCGGACCTGGCAGTTTTACGGGGATCCGCATTGGGCTGGCGACCGCGATGGGCATTGCGGCGTCATTGAATATCAGCCTCGCGAGGTACTCGATCCTGTACGCGATGGCCGTCAGCCAACCTGATTCGGAGCTTATCATCACAGCCGTGCCCGTTGGCAGAGGCGTGATCTGCAAGCAATCGTTTCGAAAGAACGTCGGTAAGATAACAGCTGCGACCAAACCGATCGCAGTTGCCGCTGACCAATTTGAGATGGAAATTCAA